Genomic DNA from Gilliamella sp. ESL0441:
AACCATATTGTTGTTTGAGTTGATTTTGTTGTTCGGGTGGATAGACAGGCCCGATAAATTTTGTCGGGTGAGTAAACGAAGGATCACATTTATCAACTTCCACTTGCGTAAGTAATGTGACCACCTGGGTAACATTAGGTTGTTGCTGTAAACTTTGACCTATCATATACCCTAGCATGCCTTGAGTTTGCGCAACTAATATATCAAGCGGATAAGCCGGTACCTTTGAATAAGCTGCATTTTGCAAGGCTAAAAGTCCCACTTGCGGACCATTACCATGTACAATGACTAATCGATATTTACCTGCTAATTTAGCAATTAATTTGGTTGTAGAATGAATATTTTGATATTGATTCTCAACCGATAAAGGTTCATTTCGTTTGGCAATTGCATTACCACCTAAAGCAATGACAATCAGTTCCATATGGTTTCCTTGATCATTTGTTAAAGTTATTGGATTTATCCGTTTTTAAGTTTACGTTGTCTTATTATTGATTGATTAGATAGCAACGTCTCGATGACAATCTTTAGAATAGATATAACTTAAAGGCACTTTACCAACGGCATAACAGGCTTGTAAGGCATAGGCACCCATAAAAATATAGTCATCTTTTTTAACGGGGATCCATTCATTATCAAGTAGGTACATCCCTTCACCACTTAGCAGATAAGCACCATGTTCTTGGACATGGGTTTCAATGTAACCATGACTGGCGCCGGGATTGAAGGTTAAAATATGGAAATTCATATCAAATCCAAGTTCTTTAGGTAATAAGTCTTGGATAAATACGTTATCCATATTTTCATAATTTAAGCTTTCTAACTGCTGAACGTGATTGGAAATAATGCGAGTTTGATAATTTGCTAAGGGGATATAACGCCTTTTGTAAAGAAATAATCGTGAACTTTCGGCATGATTGTGTAGATATAATTTTACCCCAGCAGGACAATATAAATAGCCACCTATCTTTAATCTAAACGATTGGCTATCTGCGGTGGCGGTAATATCTCCACTAATGACATAAACAAAAAGTTCAATCCCTTCACTGCCAAAACCTTGTACATTTTTTGCGTCTTGATGCATGGTGACAAGATAATCTACGAAGGATGCACCTAACTTAGGTGTCGATAAGATAGTGATATCACAATTTTCGAATCCCGGAATGACATTTTTGACTAATCCATCAGGCGGAATAAGCGCATAATTTTGGCGTTTGATGATGGCTCTGGAAGCTAGCAAATCTTTTGGATAACCGGTATTGTGATTGAAGTACCCCATATTTATCTCCTTGAAAAATAATAATCTTATACTTTGCTGTTCGTTTTTTTAGGGTAAAAGGCAACTAGCCTGTAAAACAGCATCGTTTTAAAGCAATATTGTTATTGCCGACTACCGTATTGGATCGGCAATGATTGATTTGTTAATTGGTGATATGTTTACGCATGTTGATCAGGAAAAAGAGCAAGGTAGCGATAATTAAAATGCCAATTGCCACGTAAAATCCTGTCATTTTTGTTCCGGTCAGATCAGCTAAATACCCGGTTAATGGCGGTGCAATTACCGATGAACTCATACCAAAAAAGTTAAATACTCCAAACGAAGTGCCATAATTTGTTTTCGGTGCTGTATCAGCCACGTGTGAGATGAGGATAGGCTCTACCGCCAATTTACCAAACAGTCCATAAAAAATGAGCCCACCTAGCAATAACGTGATGGTTGTTGCTTGTACGGTCGTTAACAGGGTCGCTGCTGCAATTAACTCAAGTACAATAATGAAAAACAGCCGTTTATTTTGGTATTTATCTGATATTTTACTGATGATTAACGCCCCGGGTATGGCAGCAAAGGCAACCAATGACGATGCAGATCCAATGTTTCCACCCGTAAAGCCGCGCTCGGTTTCGAGAAAGTTAGGTAACCAACTAACTATCATGTAATACCCATAGCAGGTGGCAAAATACATAATATAAGAAGCCACCATTTGACTACTAAAAAATCGGTGTTTGGCGTTCGGTTCGTCAGCGGATGTAACCGCTTCTTTTGCTGACGATGATTGACTTTGATTTTGTTTTTGTTTTGGCGTTTCCTTAATAATCAGGGCAAACCCTGCCACTAAACAAAGTAATAAGGCTGCAATGATATATAGCATATACTCCCAAGGCATTCCCCATGATTTGACCAAAAAGCTGGTGGCAAGCAGACTGATCCCCATTCCTAATGCTGAACCAGTATTAATAATGGCAGAAGCAAAACCGCGATGTTGCGAAGGAATGTTTTCAGCAGAAAGCGACCAAGCTGATCCATAATAAGAGCCACATCCTAATCCAGCCAATAAGCTACCGACATAAATCATCATAATTGAATGTGCATTACCAATGATTAATGCCGCTATGGTAAAGAGTAAAAATCCCGGAATCACCACGGCTTTTTTACCGAATCGATCGACAAGAATGCCAGCCGGAATTTGCATTGCGGTGTAAGCAAAAAAATAGCAACTTGCAATAAGTCCAAGTTCCGTATTGGATTGAGGGCCTATAGTTTGTTGAACTTCAGGAAAGATAGCGGTTAGCACAGGGCGATAGATCCACATCACTGTCCAACCCAGACATAATAATACGACGATTTTATGCCAATATTGAATACCGCCTGTTTTTTCTGTCGTGGTCATATTGATTCCTCTTACTCTTGATAAGCTAGTTTATATAGGGCATAAGTGAGCGCTTTAATGCCTTCAACTAAATCTTCGGTTTTGGTATCTTCGGCAATATTGTGACTAATGCCTTTTATACTCGGCACAAATAGCATTGCTGTTGGAACACGAGGCGCGAAAATCTGTGAGTCATGACCTGCACCGCTATGCATTACCCGATAACTTAATCCTTCTTGATCACAAATTTCTTCTAGCAGATGAATTAATTTAGTGTCCATAGGAATGGGATCTTCATCCATCCAGCGATTGATTTCGATCTCAAGATTAAGTTGATTGGCGATGCGAATCATATCCGCTTCAATCTCTTCGGTGAAGGCGACGAGTTCCGCTTTATTGGTATGTCGACAATCCATCGTGAATAGCACTTCACCCGGCACGACGTTTACAACATTCGGTTTAGGTTCAACGTGCCCAAAAGTCAGGACTAAGGGATCACCCACTTTTATGGCTTTATTAATTGATTGATAACAGATTTGACTAAAGGCATAAACTGCGTCTTTACGATAACCCATTGGTGTTGTGCCGGCATGGTTAGCTTCGCCAATTAAGCGGATGTTATAACGGCGCTGACCAACTATGCTTGTCACCACACCGATACTTTTTTGTTCTTTTTCAAGCACGCCCCCTTGTTCGATATGAATTTCTAGAAAAGCTTTAATGTCGTTGCGTGCAGGCTGAGTTTTGAAATTAAATCCACATCCTTTCATGGCATCAACAAATTTGATTCCGTCACTATCTTCAATCTCATTAACATCACGATGATCGGCAATGGCAAACACATTTTTACTTCCCCAAAAAACATACGGAAAACGGCTACCTTCTTCTTCTGCCATTGAGATGAGTTCTAGTGTTCGTAACGGTTGACCATAATGTTGATGTAAGTATTGCATGGCAAGTAACGCAGCAATAATACCAAGTTGCCCGTCAAGTTTGCCACCGTTAACAACGGTATCAACATGCGACCCAGACATAATGACTTCATTCGGATATTTGCTACCTTTGAATCGTCCATAAAGATTGCCTATTTCATCAAAGTCGCTTTCCATACCGATTTGCGTCATTCTGTCTTTTAAGGCATTTTGGGCGGCCAGCCATTCTGGTGTATATAGCAGTCGGGTGGTACCGCCTTGTTCAAGCCCCCCAAAACTCGATATCCATTTAACTGCATTAGCCACATCATCATACAAGATATTCATAAGCGTTTACCTATCATTAACCATTCGTTTAGAAAAATTGCTTTAACTCTTTTTAACTACTCGTTTTTAATTAGGCTTTTAGTTATGGAACAAATTCGATAATTGTTTATTTGCCGTTTAGACTATCTATTAATAGCAGAGAATAATGTGATCAAACTAACTATTTTAGATTTATAAAATTTAATTAAATTAATGGGTTATTATTATAAAAAATTTTTTAATAATAATTTATCTTCATGATTATATTCATATTTATTTAATGATATAGATGATTGTTTTGTGACTTATGACCTATTTATTCCGCTTTTTTTACGTAATATATAAATATAGTCTGATAGTTAGATTTAATAGGTTAACGCAATATTGTTGTTGTAAAACAGATTCAAAGCGGATAGCAGGGTATGACTGAGTAGGATAATTTATCGCGTCAATGAAAATGTCTTTTAACATCTAGCAAGCGCATATCTATTTATTTCCAATTACCATTACAGCATTTATTACAATAATTTAATAACTGAGAGGTCCAATTCTCATGATTCAATCTTTCATAAAAAAAGGTAGTTTTCAGGATTCTGTTAGCCTCATGTTGATATCTAAAAAGCTGAGTAACCTTGAAGAAGTCGATGAAGTTTCCGTTATGATGGGAACACCAGCCAATAAATCATTGCTTGTCGCCACGGGATTTTGGAGTGATACTTTCAATCAAGCAACGCCTAATGATATCTGTGTAGCAATTAAAACGCATGATGATGCTAGCGATGCCATAGATTTAATTCGTTCACAACTTGAAGAGGCTTTAAAAAATATTGCTCAGCAACAGCAGGGGGGCAGTAAATTACTTAAAGCAAGGCGTTTTGCAACCGCTAATCGAAAACTCCCTGATGCTAATTTGGTGCTTATTTCAATTGCCGGTGAATATGCGGCAGAATTGGCAGAACAAGCGTTAGATGAAAATAAAAATGTCATGATATTTTCCGATAATGTGTCGCTTGAAGATGAAATCCGTTTGAAAAAAAGCGCAGCAGCAAAAGATCTTATTGTCATGGGGCCGGATTGTGGAACGGCAATCATCGCTGGGGCGCCATTGGCATTTTCTAACGTGATACCTAAGGGTAACATTGGGGTGATTGGGGCATCGGGAACCGGTATTCAAGAAGTGATTTCACAAATTGCATTACTCAATCAGGGAATTACACAAGCAATTGGACTTGGCGGACGTGATTTATCGCAAGCAGTAGGGGGGATTAGCGCATTAACCGCATTAACTATGCTGGCGGCTGATAAGCAAACGCAAGTCATTACTTTTATTTCTAAACCGCCAGCTGAAAGTGTCCGTATAAAAGTGATTAATGCAATGAAGCAAATAGCTAAACCTATTGTGGCGCTCTTTTTAGGTTCCCGTATTGATAAACGGCAAGACGATAATATCTTTTTTGCCAGCACGTTAGATGAAGCAGCTAGATTAGCTTGTTTATTAGCCAAAGTTGAAAGTGCGATGAGCACGTTGCCTAGTGTGGCTCATCAAACCATTATGGGATTATATACCGGTGGTACATTAGCATCGGAAGCCGCAATGTTGCTGGCTAATCAACTCAATCTTTTGCTCAGTGATAATCACGACAAAGGCATCATGTTCGATCAGCAAGGTCATAAAATTATTGATCTGGGCGATGACTTTTATACCGTTGGGCGCCCACATCCCATGATTGACCCATCCATACGTGAACATGCAATAGCACAATTGGGCGAGCAAACAGGGGTGGGGGTATTGTTACTGGATCTGGTCATAGGCTATGGCGCAAATGCGAATCCGGCTGAATCAATAATCACAGGTTACAACAAGGCTATCGCTAAACGATCTTCTCATCATCCCTTAATTGCTATTGCCACGGTGACAGGATCTGAATCCGATCCACAATGTCGTAGTAAGCAAATTGCAGCACTTCAATCGGCAGGTATTACCGTAATGGATAATTTACCCGAAGCCATTTTATTAGCCACAAAATTAATTACGCCAGCAAATAAGATTGATTGCTTAAAACCTTACCCTTTACTTGATCATATCAGTGTGATTAATGCCGGTTTGCGGAGTTTTGCTGAAGATCTGCAATCATCAAATATTCCTGTGGTGCATTATCAATGGGCACCGATAGCTGGTGGCAATCAAAAATTAGCGGCTATTTTGAAAAAATTAAACTAAGAGGTTGTAACAATGAACTCATCAATTAATGAAGCAAATCAGGCCATTATTGAAATAATTAAAGCGGCAAGACCGCATTGGGTTGGTGTTATTGCTGCTAAAGAAGTGATCCCGACTTTGGCACAAGGTTACAAATTATTACATGCAGGCCCACCGATTATATGGCAGGACATGACTGGACCAATGCAAGGTGCCTGTATTGGTGGCTGTTTATTTGAAGGCTGGGCGCAAAATGAAGAACAGGCACTAGCTTTGCTAACGACAGGTAAAGTGGAATTTATACCTTGTCATTCGGTTCATGCTGTTGGCCCTATGGGTGGTATTACTTCGGCAAATATGCCTGTTGTTGTGGTTGAAAATATTACTCATGGCAACCGAGCTTACTGCAATTTGAATGAAGGTATTGGGAAAGTCATGCGTTTTGGTGCCTATGGGCAAGAGGTGTTAAATCGTCATCACTGGATGAAAACGTCATTAGCGCCGGCGCTTAATGAAGCATTAAAATTATTTGAAAAAGGAATCGACTTAACCGCACTGATGGCTCAAGCCATTTCAATGGGGGATGAATTTCATCAACGCAATATTGCTGCATCGGCATTATTACTTCGTACCTTATCACCTAAATTAGCTCTGCTTAATCGTAGTAAAGAAGAAATGGCGAAGATTTTTGATTTTTTAAGTGTCACCGACCAATTCTTTTTGAATTTAGCCATGGCATATTGTAAATCAGTTATGGATAGCGCAGCACAGATCCAAGCCGGCACTATTATTACTGCGATGACACGTAATGGTAAAGATTTTGGCATTAAAGTCAGTGGACTGGGTGATGAATGGTTTACTGCACCCGTTAACACACCACAAGGACTTTTCTTTACCGGATACTCCCAAAAGGATGCGAACCCCGATATTGGTGATAGTGCAATTACTGAAACATTTGGTATTGGTGGGGCGGCAATGGTTGCTGCACCAGGGGTAACCCGTTTTGTTGGCGCAGGTGGCGCGGATGTTGCATATGAAGTATCAGAAGAGATGAGCGAAATCTTTTTAGAACATAATATGCAACTACAAATACCGTCTTGGAACTTTCAAGGATGTTGTATGGGATTAGATCTGCGTCTGATTGTAGAAACCGGTATTACGCCCTTAATTAATACAGGAATTGCCCATAAACAAGCAGGTGTGGGGCAAATTGGTGCAGGAACGGTGCGTGCGCCGTTAGCCTGTTTTGAAAAAGCGCTTGAGGCATTAGCGATAAAATTGAAAGTGTAATTTATGAATCAGGAACTTGCCGATTGTCATCGTACCGATAAACAAGCTGAAAATCAGCAATGGCTCTTACCATTCTCTGCCGATTTTAATCGGCAGGGACTTTGCCATACATCAAAACGTATTACGCAATCTATAAAGCCATTGCTTAAAAGTGCCCATGTACCAATTACTGTGAGTGACTTAACACTATTTAGTCTGCATGAACATACCATTAATCTGATTAATAATGCAAAGCAGCTTATCACTTTATACCGTTATGGTCACGGTTTGTCGCCAATGGGTTGGGTACTAAAAAGTGCTCAATTTGATTTAATCAAACAGACACTAACTCAACGTCATAAACCAATCGAACAATTAGCAACGGGTGACTTAATTATCGGACATATTCAAATTAGTGCGAAAACACACATCTGCTCTTTGCAATTACTTCCTTATCCGCTTACCAATTATGATAAAAATGGAGTTGCTCAATTATTCAAGCAGATCGATAATCCTACAGGATTGTTTGGCGAGTTAAGACAAAATATTACTGAAGAAAGGGCGCCTGAATTGTGCCAATTTTGTGACATAATTGACGCATTATTAAATGGATATTCTGATGATATTACCCCTTTTATTGGTCTAGGAGCAGGATTAACCCCCAGCTTTGATGATATTTTGATTGGCATGATTGCAGTACTATTAAGTGATCAGCGTTTTTATCGTCGATGTAACTTGTTACAACGTGCCATACTTAAGCTTGATCTTGATTCTTTAACGACAACTATTAGTGCGACTTTTTTACGTCATGCCCTGCAAGGAAGATTTTCATTACAAGTACTGCAAGTAATAACCGCACTCAATCAACAAAAATATCAACATCGATCTTTGGCTGAGATATCAAATTATGGTCATACTTCAGGGGCTGATCTGTTGCTTGGTATTTGGCTTGGTATCGATCGTTTTGTCATAAGGGATTGAAGTATGTTAGATACAGAAACCATGCGCACATTTACTAAAGTTGTTGAGTGTAACAGTTTTTCTAAAGCCGCAAAGTTATTATATAAAACCCCAGCCGCAATTAGCTATCGAATAAAATCATTAGAAGCTGAACTCAACACTCAGCTATTTGAACGAACCACTCGAACGGTTTCACTTACGCTTGCCGGTCAACACCTTTATGAGCACTGTAGTCAGTGGTTATTATGGTTAAATTCAATGCCCGAAGAGTTACAACAAATTCGTGATGGCGTTGAACGTAGAGTCAATTTAACCATTAATAACCTATTATATGACAGCGACGCTATTACAGAACTGCTAGATTATCTACTGGAAAAATTTCCTTTTACCCATTTTACGATTAATCGCCAAGTTTATATGGGGGTGTGGGATTCATTGTTACATGGAGAATGTCATCTTGCTATTGGGGCAACAGGCACGGAATCACTGGATAATATGATTAATATCTTCCCATTAGGCGAAATAACTTGGGCATTTGTAGCAGCTAAGCATCATCCTATCACTCGTATAGATACTCCTTTATCAAATGATGCACTGCGTAAATATCCTGCAATCAATGTTGAAGACACCTCTATTCACATGAATAAACGTGTGGCATGGTTATTGCCAAGTCAGACCGAAATCATCGTACCGGATATTTCAACTAAATTGGCTTGTCATTTAAAAGGGCTTGGTATTGGATTTTTGCCTCGCTCTTTGTGTCAACCCTATTTGGACACGGGGGAATTAATTGAATGCAAAGTGATTAATGAACGCAAACCCTCACCACTTTCGTTAGCATGGAAAAAATCGAATATGGGTAAAGTGATGAATGAAATCGTCAATTTGTTTAAATATCATCATCCTATTGCGCTTCGTTTTTTAAAAAACATTGATAAAAAAAGGTAATCCAATTCGTTCTTAAAGTAGACATTGTTAATTAACAAATTTGATATTAATAAAGGAAAAATAATATGTTAGACCTAGATAAGTATGATCAAATTAATCCGCCAATGCGTTTACTCATGGGACCGGGGCCAATTAATGCCGATCCAAGAGTGACCCGTGCTATGGCTGCGCCATTAATTGGTCAATTTGATCCAGTTATGACGGATTATATGAATCAAACAATGGCACTGTATCGAGATATTTTCAAAACCACCAATGAGCAAACTTTTGTGATTGATGGCACAGCACGAGCAGGAATTGAAGCGGTCTTAATCTCAACGATTCGTCCGGGTGATAAAGTTTTGGTACCGGTTTTTGGTCGGTTTGGATTATTGCTATGCGAGATTGCCCATCGTTGTCGGGCACAAGTCCACACGATTGAAGTACCATGGGGTGAAGTGTTTGATCCTAATGTGATTGAAGATGCGATCAAAAAAGTGAAACCGAGATTATTACTTTGTGTTCAGGGCGATACTTCGACAACGTTACTTCAACCGCTTGATAAAATCGGTGAAATTTGTCGCCGACATGGTGTGTTGTCGTATGTTGATGCGACAGCTTCAATCGTCGGTAATACTTTGGAAGTGGATAAATGGCAACTCGATGGGGTATCAGTCAGTTTACAAAAATGTTTAAGTGGCCCACCGGGTGTTGCACCATTAACCTTAAGTCCTGCGATGGTCGACGTTATTCAAGCTCGCAAATGCGTTGAATTAGGCATTCGTGCAGAGGGTGATACCAGTGGCAATGACGAAATCATCTATTCTAACTATTTTGACATCGATATGATCATCCGCTATTGGGGGGTGGAACGCATTAATCATCACACAGAAGCAACTTCGATGCTTTACGCTGCAAGAGAGTGTGCCCGTATTGTGTTACAAGAAGGACTAGATAATGTTATTGAACGTCATCGTATTAATGGCGAGGCAATGGTCGCAGGTTTGCAAGCGATGGGGCTTAAACTTTTTGGCGATCTTAAATACAAAATGAATAATGTGGTTGGGGTTATGCGTCCTGAAAATATCGACGACCAACAAGTTCGTAACCTAATGCTGAATGATTTCGGTATCGAAATAGGGGCATCTTTTGGCCCACTTAAAGGGAATGTTTGGCGCATTGGCACAATGGGATATAACGCCAGAAAACAGTGTGTTTTACAAACCTTGACCGCATTTGAAGCCGTGTTAAACCGTCTTGGCTTTAAAACCATACAAGGTGCTGGTCTTCAAGCTGCCTGGAACATTTATCAAAATTCGTAATATATCGTCATCGTTATAAAGCTCACTAAGGTGAGCTGATCTTATGACTATTAAAAGTATTAGATACACCATTTATATCGAAAAGTAAGTTAGTTGTTATTGGTTGCAATAAAAGCAGATTATCAAATTAGCGTCTAAAAGCGTTGTGATTCGTTGCTCATTGATTTGAGTGATGGAGGACAATAGCCTAATTATACTTAAGGAAATGCTATGAGTATCTTAACAAATAAAGAGCCGACATCGGGATATCATCCTAAAAAGTGGAAAGGTCGTTATAGTATCCTGTTGTTATTATGGTCTGCTTGGTTAGTATCATTTCTCGATCGAATGGTGATGAATGTATCGCTTCCCTTTATTGGTGACGATTTAGGGTTGGATAAAATAGAACAAGCATCAATTATCAGTGCTTTTTTTATTGGTTATGCCCTTTTTCAAATACCGGGCGGGTATTTATCCGATAGATTTGGATCCCGTAAAGTCATGGCATTCGCCATCATTTGGTGGTCAGTTTTTACTTTTTTTACAGGTCTAATCTATATTCTGCCTTTAATGTTATTAGTCAGATTTCTGTTTGGTCTAGGAGAAGGCGGGTTTCCTGCTTCATCATGGAAAACCATTGCCACTTATTTTCCTACTAAAGAACGAGGTCGAGCCACTGCGATTCAATCTTCTGTCAATACATTAGGGCCTGCTATTTCGGTCATCGTTGCGGTGACAATTATCGAATGGTTAGGTTGGCGTGCCGTTTTCATTCTGTTGAGCCTGCCCGGATTAGTATTAGGTTATCTTATCTACCGTTTGATACACAATCATCCTGCTGAAAATCCCTTAATCAAGCCTGAAGAACTGCATGAACTACAAGAATGCAATGACAATTTTAATCCCCCTAATCATAACGTCAATTTGCGCAATAATAGCCAGTCGCTAGCGGATGTGTTGAAAATGCCTTTATTATGGAAGCTGTCGCTAATTTGGTTTTTATTTGATATTACTTTTTGGGGATTTACGACTTGGTTACCCAGTTATTTACTGGAAGCAAGAGGATTATCGTTATCTAAGACTGGGATATGGGCCGCTATCCCATTTTTATTTGGTGCAGTAGGTACCTTGATCGGTGGCTATCTTGCCGATAAATTTGTACAACGACTCAAAATTATTTATGGCGTTACCGCAATCTTATCTGCTAGTTTTTTATTTCTCATGTTTAACGTTGAAAATCTTGATGCAGCCATTGCTTTTCAATGTATTTCAGCGTTGTTTATGTTTATTGCCTTTGCTATTTTTTGGGGAATGTTAATGCAACTTATTCCAACGGTCATTATGGGTAAAGCTTCCAGTATCGTTAATTTTGGCGGACAAGTTGCCGGAATCATTTCACCCTTTATCATCGGTTTTTTAATTGAAAAATCAGATGGTGGATACCAAAATGGTTTTTTATTTATGGTGCTATCACTGATTGCATCGGCAATTTTAACGCTATTCATTCAAAAAATAACACGTTAAAAAAGTAGAGCAATGCGCTGCTTTTTGTTATTGCTATTCAATTAATTAATATGGTTGCCATAAGGTTTGATTAAACAAGTGGAATAAAAATAGTCAGAATAACTAAGAAGAAATCTATAAGATTAACCTAATCGGAAAAGTAAAATTATTTTATTTTCTCTAAAAATCATCGTATTGTAAAAGAGATAAAAGTATCTGCGAGATTTATTGATTACTATTTGATTCAAAAATAAGTCAGGTTAAAGTCACGCATTAATTAGTTAACCAATGAAAATAGGATAATTATAAAAGGAATGTTAGCGATATTTTTGAACGTGAATAAAAAAACCGTTCCAAAGAGAACGGTTTTTATTTAACTAAAACACCAGACTAAGCTTTATATTTTTTCATGACAATTGAAGCGTTAGTCCCACCAAATCCAAAGCTATTCGACATGACTGTCGTTAATTCACGCTCGGTTGGTTCAGTGATGATGTTCATGCCAATAGCGGCTTCATCCAGTTCATCAATGTTAATACTTGGCGTAATAAAGCCATGTTCTAACATTAATAATGAATAAATTAATTCTTGTGCACCTGTCGCACTTAACGAGTGACCAGTCATTGATTTAGTGGATGAAATCGCCGGGATATTATCACCAAATACTTGCTTGATAGCCCATAGCTCTTTAACGTCACCAACAGGTGTTGATGTACCGTGTGTATTAATATAATCCACAGGCACATCTAAATC
This window encodes:
- the allE gene encoding (S)-ureidoglycine aminohydrolase, with the protein product MGYFNHNTGYPKDLLASRAIIKRQNYALIPPDGLVKNVIPGFENCDITILSTPKLGASFVDYLVTMHQDAKNVQGFGSEGIELFVYVISGDITATADSQSFRLKIGGYLYCPAGVKLYLHNHAESSRLFLYKRRYIPLANYQTRIISNHVQQLESLNYENMDNVFIQDLLPKELGFDMNFHILTFNPGASHGYIETHVQEHGAYLLSGEGMYLLDNEWIPVKKDDYIFMGAYALQACYAVGKVPLSYIYSKDCHRDVAI
- a CDS encoding MFS transporter, which codes for MTTTEKTGGIQYWHKIVVLLCLGWTVMWIYRPVLTAIFPEVQQTIGPQSNTELGLIASCYFFAYTAMQIPAGILVDRFGKKAVVIPGFLLFTIAALIIGNAHSIMMIYVGSLLAGLGCGSYYGSAWSLSAENIPSQHRGFASAIINTGSALGMGISLLATSFLVKSWGMPWEYMLYIIAALLLCLVAGFALIIKETPKQKQNQSQSSSAKEAVTSADEPNAKHRFFSSQMVASYIMYFATCYGYYMIVSWLPNFLETERGFTGGNIGSASSLVAFAAIPGALIISKISDKYQNKRLFFIIVLELIAAATLLTTVQATTITLLLGGLIFYGLFGKLAVEPILISHVADTAPKTNYGTSFGVFNFFGMSSSVIAPPLTGYLADLTGTKMTGFYVAIGILIIATLLFFLINMRKHITN
- the allC gene encoding allantoate deiminase translates to MNILYDDVANAVKWISSFGGLEQGGTTRLLYTPEWLAAQNALKDRMTQIGMESDFDEIGNLYGRFKGSKYPNEVIMSGSHVDTVVNGGKLDGQLGIIAALLAMQYLHQHYGQPLRTLELISMAEEEGSRFPYVFWGSKNVFAIADHRDVNEIEDSDGIKFVDAMKGCGFNFKTQPARNDIKAFLEIHIEQGGVLEKEQKSIGVVTSIVGQRRYNIRLIGEANHAGTTPMGYRKDAVYAFSQICYQSINKAIKVGDPLVLTFGHVEPKPNVVNVVPGEVLFTMDCRHTNKAELVAFTEEIEADMIRIANQLNLEIEINRWMDEDPIPMDTKLIHLLEEICDQEGLSYRVMHSGAGHDSQIFAPRVPTAMLFVPSIKGISHNIAEDTKTEDLVEGIKALTYALYKLAYQE
- the fdrA gene encoding acyl-CoA synthetase FdrA, producing the protein MIQSFIKKGSFQDSVSLMLISKKLSNLEEVDEVSVMMGTPANKSLLVATGFWSDTFNQATPNDICVAIKTHDDASDAIDLIRSQLEEALKNIAQQQQGGSKLLKARRFATANRKLPDANLVLISIAGEYAAELAEQALDENKNVMIFSDNVSLEDEIRLKKSAAAKDLIVMGPDCGTAIIAGAPLAFSNVIPKGNIGVIGASGTGIQEVISQIALLNQGITQAIGLGGRDLSQAVGGISALTALTMLAADKQTQVITFISKPPAESVRIKVINAMKQIAKPIVALFLGSRIDKRQDDNIFFASTLDEAARLACLLAKVESAMSTLPSVAHQTIMGLYTGGTLASEAAMLLANQLNLLLSDNHDKGIMFDQQGHKIIDLGDDFYTVGRPHPMIDPSIREHAIAQLGEQTGVGVLLLDLVIGYGANANPAESIITGYNKAIAKRSSHHPLIAIATVTGSESDPQCRSKQIAALQSAGITVMDNLPEAILLATKLITPANKIDCLKPYPLLDHISVINAGLRSFAEDLQSSNIPVVHYQWAPIAGGNQKLAAILKKLN
- a CDS encoding DUF1116 domain-containing protein, encoding MNSSINEANQAIIEIIKAARPHWVGVIAAKEVIPTLAQGYKLLHAGPPIIWQDMTGPMQGACIGGCLFEGWAQNEEQALALLTTGKVEFIPCHSVHAVGPMGGITSANMPVVVVENITHGNRAYCNLNEGIGKVMRFGAYGQEVLNRHHWMKTSLAPALNEALKLFEKGIDLTALMAQAISMGDEFHQRNIAASALLLRTLSPKLALLNRSKEEMAKIFDFLSVTDQFFLNLAMAYCKSVMDSAAQIQAGTIITAMTRNGKDFGIKVSGLGDEWFTAPVNTPQGLFFTGYSQKDANPDIGDSAITETFGIGGAAMVAAPGVTRFVGAGGADVAYEVSEEMSEIFLEHNMQLQIPSWNFQGCCMGLDLRLIVETGITPLINTGIAHKQAGVGQIGAGTVRAPLACFEKALEALAIKLKV
- a CDS encoding DUF2877 domain-containing protein; translation: MNQELADCHRTDKQAENQQWLLPFSADFNRQGLCHTSKRITQSIKPLLKSAHVPITVSDLTLFSLHEHTINLINNAKQLITLYRYGHGLSPMGWVLKSAQFDLIKQTLTQRHKPIEQLATGDLIIGHIQISAKTHICSLQLLPYPLTNYDKNGVAQLFKQIDNPTGLFGELRQNITEERAPELCQFCDIIDALLNGYSDDITPFIGLGAGLTPSFDDILIGMIAVLLSDQRFYRRCNLLQRAILKLDLDSLTTTISATFLRHALQGRFSLQVLQVITALNQQKYQHRSLAEISNYGHTSGADLLLGIWLGIDRFVIRD
- the allS gene encoding HTH-type transcriptional activator AllS, which codes for MLDTETMRTFTKVVECNSFSKAAKLLYKTPAAISYRIKSLEAELNTQLFERTTRTVSLTLAGQHLYEHCSQWLLWLNSMPEELQQIRDGVERRVNLTINNLLYDSDAITELLDYLLEKFPFTHFTINRQVYMGVWDSLLHGECHLAIGATGTESLDNMINIFPLGEITWAFVAAKHHPITRIDTPLSNDALRKYPAINVEDTSIHMNKRVAWLLPSQTEIIVPDISTKLACHLKGLGIGFLPRSLCQPYLDTGELIECKVINERKPSPLSLAWKKSNMGKVMNEIVNLFKYHHPIALRFLKNIDKKR